From the Primulina tabacum isolate GXHZ01 chromosome 15, ASM2559414v2, whole genome shotgun sequence genome, one window contains:
- the LOC142526079 gene encoding uncharacterized protein LOC142526079: protein MSNNLVFFIESDESLRSSLFKQINNVWKPPHLFQFRLDVDAGYDSENQHFNVASIIRNSLGQVCGAKALLIRDLSWVLAAELLALHCGMKFCLAIGISNVCIFSYSSEAVRLALNPDEEFGPAGVIALDVNFLLLDISFISIKHIYRSANCVAHFLARITLDVSLNFQWPS from the exons ATGTCGAATAAT CTTGTGTTTTTTATAGAGTCTGACGAGAGTCTTAGAAGCAGCTTGTTTAAGCAGATAAATAATGTATGGAAACCTCCTCAtctttttcaattcagattagATGTTGATGCAGGCTATGATTCAGAGAATCAACATTTCAATGTTGCTTCCATAATTAGAAACTCACTTGGACAGGTTTGCGGCGCAAAAGCTCTCCTTATTCGTGACCTGAGTTGGGTTCTTGCTGCTGAGCTCTTGGCGTTACATTGTGGGATGAAATTCTGTTTGGCCATTGGCATCTCTAATGTTTGTATTTTCTCATACTCTTCCGAGGCAGTTCGCTTAGCTCTTAATCCAGATGAGGAGTTTGGTCCAGCAGGGGTTATAGCTTTGGATGTCAATTTTTTGCTTCTGGACATTAGCTTTATATCCATTAAGCATATTTATCGTTCGGCCAACTGTGTGGCTCATTTTCTAGCTCGCATAACTTTAGATGTTTCTCTAAATTTTCAATGGCCATCTTGA
- the LOC142526396 gene encoding U-box domain-containing protein 33-like, which translates to MAVVEIPLPTSRLRCSEMNITLMNLESGARTSGRRGGSEIAEEVETIAPSSAVVEEEVLFVALGKDVEEGGAVLTYAVDNCKGMKICILHVHQPAQKMPMLGTTMPISLLEEEQVKAYHEDERQQLQKTLDKYIRVCERAGVRAEKLCTEMKSIEKGIVQLIYDHHIKWLVMGAAANKSYSSKMTRPRSRKAIHVSREAPPFCHILFVCKGNLINTRESKLGGVNGEEYSPPFQAISNMETTPALRSLSAAEGKKGRGNSWGSLLDYRRFKSVNYRKQPSALSSGSGGASPHSNPEGTIDWDSVSRSSPPVESRFSTSSSENREGSVLGSESPMFEQTNRDYRHSSAAPELKSTPKTSTSPPLKEENMNDELHAKLEQFLAEAESSQREVSEESIRRKKAEKDAIDAIHRVKVSEAMYTGELRRRREIEENLARGKLEIEITKRQLDDVSEELRSAQEQQSSLQRQIADSDKTVEELEVKMFSAVGLLQKYKTEKDDLQVKLDHALRAAEELRKNQSEEASSSSVSHFFSEFSFSEIEEATDYFNQAMKIGEGGYGSIYKGKLRNTQVAIKMLHLDSLQGPLEFQQEVNILSKLRHPNIVTLIGACPETWALIYEYLPNGSLEDRLNCKNNTPPLTWQTRIRIAAEICSALIFLHSCRPQGVIHGDLKPANILLDANFVSKLADFGICRVLPREEFSGNNTLFCRTDPKGTFVYMDPEFLATGEITSKSDVYSFGIILLRLLTGRPALGIVKQVQNALDKENLKDLLDSTAGDWPFVQAKQLAHLAISCADKNRKGRPDLCTEVWRVLEPMRVSSGVSSFRVGSDEYCQIPSYFVCPIFQEIMQDPVVAADGFTYEAEALKGWLESGHDTSPMTNLTLPHNNVVPNHALRSAIQEWLHQH; encoded by the exons ATGGCCGTGGTGGAAATTCCATTGCCCACTAGCAGATTAAGGTGCTCAGAGATGAATATTACTCTGATGAATTTGGAAAGTGGAGCCAGGACGAGTGGCCGACGTGGTGGTAGTGAAATTGCGGAGGAGGTGGAGACAATAGCGCCATCGTCTGCGGTGGTAGAGGAAGAAGTTTTGTTTGTGGCTCTGGGAAAAGATGTGGAGGAGGGTGGCGCAGTTTTGACTTATGCGGTGGATAATTGTAAAGGGATGAAAATCTGCATACTTCATGTTCATCAGCCTGCTCAAAAAATGCCCATGT TGGGTACCACAATGCCAATAAGCCTTCTGGAAGAAGAACAAGTGAAAGCATATCATGAAGACGAGAGACAACAGTTGCAGAAGACTTTGGACAAGTACATTCGAGTTTGTGAGAGAGCAGGG GTACGAGCCGAGAAACTATGTACGGAGATGAAGTCTATTGAGAAGGGTATCGTGCAGCTCATATATGATCATCATATCAAGTGGCTGGTCATGGGAGCTGCAGCAAATAAATCTTATTCTAG CAAAATGACGAGACCCAGATCCAGGAAAGCAATCCACGTGAGCCGAGAAGCACCTCCTTTCTGTCACATTTTGTTTGTATGCAAAGGAAACCTTATAAATACTAG GGAAAGTAAATTAGGGGGTGTTAATGGAGAGGAATATTCTCCACCTTTTCAAGCAATTTCCAATATGGAGACCACACCAGCCTTAAGATCACTCTCAGCTGCAGAAGGGAAAAAGGGTCGGGGAAATTCATGGGGTTCGTTACTGGACTACCGTAGGTTCAAGTCCGTCAATTATCGGAAGCAACCATCTGCACTGTCCTCCGGCTCTGGAGGTGCATCTCCACATAGCAATCCAGAAGGGACCATTGATTGGGATAGTGTCTCGAGGAGTAGCCCTCCAGTAGAGTCACGCTTTTCAACGTCATCCAGTGAAAATAGGGAGGGGAGTGTACTCGGTTCTGAGTCACCTATGTTTGAGCAAACTAACAGAGATTATCGTCACTCCTCTGCAGCACCAGAACTCAAATCCACTCCAAAAACAAGTACATCACCACCACTAAAA GAAGAGAATATGAACGATGAACTTCATGCCAAGCTTGAGCAATTTTTAGCTGAAGCAGAAAGTTCTCAGAGAGAAGTGTCTGAGGAATCAATTAGACGGAAAAAAGCTGAAAAGGATGCCATTGATGCTATTCACCGA GTCAAGGTATCTGAAGCTATGTATACCGGGGAGCTCAGACGCAGGAGAGAGATCGAAGAAAATCTAGCACGAGGCAAGTTGGAAATTGAAATCACGAAACGCCAACTGGATGATGTTTCAGAAGAGCTCCGATCCGCCCAAGAACAGCAATCCTCCCTGCAGCGTCAGATTGCAGATTCTGACAAGACGGTGGAGGAGTTGGAAGTAAAAATGTTCTCCGCTGTTGGTCTGTTGCAGAAATACAAGACGGAAAAAGATGACTTGCAAGTGAAGCTAGATCATGCTCTGCGGGCAGCTGAGGAGCTCAGGAAAAACCAATCGGAGGAGGCGTCAAGCTCATCTGTATCCCACTTCTTctctgaattttctttttcagaAATTGAAGAGGCAACGGACTACTTTAACCAAGCGATGAAGATCGGTGAAGGAGGCTATGGAAGTATCTATAAAGGGAAGCTTCGGAACACTCAAGTTGCAATAAAGATGCTGCATCTGGATAGCCTGCAAGGGCCTCTTGAATTTCAACAGGAA GTAAACATCTTGAGCAAGTTGAGGCATCCAAATATTGTCACTTTGATAGGAGCCTGCCCAGAAACTTGGGCTCTCATTTACGAGTATCTTCCAAATGGTAGCCTCGAAGACCGTCTCAACTGCAAGAACAATACGCCACCATTGACATGGCAAACTAGAATCCGTATTGCTGCCGAGATATGCTCTGCTCTCATCTTTTTACATTCTTGCCGCCCCCAGGGAGTCATCCATGGTGATCTGAAACCCGCTAATATTTTACTCGATGCCAACTTTGTCAGCAAACTTGCCGATTTTGGAATATGTCGAGTCCTCCCGCGAGAGGAATTTTCAGGCAACAATACGCTATTTTGCAGAACTGATCCAAAGGGAACTTTCGTGTACATGGACCCTGAGTTTCTTGCAACAGGAGAGATCACTTCAAAGTCGGATGTGTATTCATTTGGTATCATTTTATTACGGCTGTTAACTGGAAGACCAGCATTAGGAATAGTTAAACAAGTTCAGAATGCATTAGATAAGGAGAATTTGAAAGATTTGCTGGATTCAACAGCTGGGGATTGGCCATTTGTGCAGGCAAAACAGTTGGCTCACCTGGCTATAAGTTGTGCAGACAAAAACCGTAAGGGTCGACCTGATCTTTGTACTGAGGTTTGGAGGGTTCTTGAGCCAATGAGAGTGTCGAGTGGTGTTTCATCTTTTCGGGTTGGTTCTGATGAATATTGCCAGATTCCATCCTATTTTGTTTGCCCCATCTTTCAG GAAATCATGCAAGATCCGGTGGTTGCAGCTGATGGGTTCACCTACGAGGCTGAAGCACTCAAAGGTTGGCTGGAGAGTGGACACGATACATCCCCCATGACAAACCTCACTCTGCCGCACAACAACGTCGTGCCTAACCATGCTCTCCGCTCAGCAATACAAGAGTGGCTGCATCAACATTGA